The region CTTTATTGCGAAAGCCCTGCTCCGGGCCGCTGACGGGTGCGCACCACTCGCCCACCGCGTGTGCTGCCAGCAGCTGTTGCAGGTCGACCATTTTGGCGGTGAGTTGTTGAGGGACCGGCTGTTCTATCCACTGACAGGATCGGCAGCGTCCGGCGTCATAGAGTGCGCACTGCATATGAAAACCTTAAGGATCACGAGGGCTGCGATTATACACATTATTGCAGGCGGAAGAACCGCCGGCTCGAGGCTGGTGCAAATAGCAGGAACAGGACCAGCATATCCGGCAGTTTTTGCATCACCAGTGAATGGAAAATCTCACGTCGTGACTCACCGGGTATGCTGAACAGTTCCGGATAGCCATAGCCCAGCGAGGCGGCCCACAGATAGCTGGCGGCGGTGATCTGCGTCAGCAGATAGACCCAGCGCGCCCAGTTACGCCCTTTCACCAGCGAGAACGCGCAGTAGATCTCAATAAACACCAGCATCAGGCTGCTGAGAAACACCAGCGTCAGATTCCACGTTTGCGCGCTGCGGTGAATAAATTCCCCCATTCCGCGCGGCCCCAGCGTGTTCATTATCATCAGCACATCCAGGCAGCGGATCATAATAATGGCGAGCGCCGCCACCTGCACCAGCGCAGGGACGTTCGGACGAGCGTGCGAATGACGTGTTTTTTGTAAGAATCCCACTGTTTTTACTTCCCTGAAAAACAGTGCCGCGTCATACGCGGCACATCACTGGAAATAGTAATTCCTTCAGCCGCGTCTTGCACGCTGGATATCGCGCACTCGCTGTTTTTCCGCGCGCGCCATCAAATACCAGGCGATAAATCCGACAATTCCGACCACGCCAAGAATGATGGAGGCCAGGGCGTTGATCTCCGGATTCACCCCCATCCGCACGCTGGAGAAGACCAGCATCGGCAGCGTCGTCGCGCCCGGCCCCGACACAAAGCTGGCGATAACCAGATCGTCGAGCGAGAGCGTGAACGCCAGCAGCCAGCCGGAGATCACCGCGGGCATAATCATCGGCAGCGTGATGATGAAAAAGACCTTCAGCGGCGTTGCGCCGAGATCCATCGCCGCCTCTTCAATAGAGCGATCCAGCTCGCGCAGCCGCGAGGAGATCACCACCGCCACGTACGCGGTACAGAAGGTCACGTGCGCCAGCCAGATGGTGAGCATCCCGCGATCCGCCGGCCAGCCAATGGCGTGCGCCAGGGCAACAAACAGCAGCAGCAGCGACAGGCCGGTGATCACGTCCGGCATCACCAGCGGGGCGGTGATCATAAACGCAAAACCATTTGCGCCGCGGAAACGGCCAAAGCGCACCATCACCAGCGCGGCGATCGTGCCCAGTACGCAGGCCATCGTCGCCGCCAGCGCTGCAATGGTCAGGCTCAGCCCCACCGCGCTCATCATCGCATCATCGTGGAACAACTCGCTGTACCAGCGCGTCGACCAGCCCGCCCAGACGGTCACCAGCTTAGAGCTGTTGAATGAGTAGATCACCAGCATCAGCATCGGCGCATACAGGAAGGTAAAGCCGATAACGAGGATCGCAATGCGCCACGGGGAGCGTACTACCGGTAAGTTGTTCATCCGTGGTCTCCCATCTGTTTCTGCTGGTGTTTGTGGAACCACATGATCGGCACGATCAGCAGCAGTAACATCACGATCGCCACCGCCGAGGCCACTGGCCAGTCGCGGTTATTGAAGAACTCCTGCCACAGCACACGGCCAATCATGATGCTGTCCGGGCCGCCGAGCAGTTCCGGGATCACAAACTCCCCGACCGCCGGGATAAACACCAGCATCGACCCGGCAATGATCCCGCCCTTGGTCAGCGGCACAATGACGCTAAAAAAGGTTTTCAGCGGACGTGCGCCGAGATCCAGCGAGGCTTCCACCAGCGAGTAATCGATCCGCGTCAGCGCCGTATAGATCGGCAGCACCATAAACGGCAGATAGGCATAGACAATCCCGATATACACCGCAAGATTAGTGTGCAGGATAGTCAGCGGCTGGTCGATCACCCCCAGCCACAGCAGAAAGTTATTCAGTATGCCGTTATTTTTCAGGATCCCCATCCACGCGTACACGCGGATCAGGAACGACGTCCACGACGGTAGAATGACCAGCAGCAGTAAAATATTTCGCGTCGACGGCTTACTGTGCGCCACCGCCCACGCCAGCGGGTAGCCCATCAGCAAACAGCAGATCGTTGAAATAGCTGCAACCTGTAACGACTGCAAATAGGCTTCGAAATAGAGCGGATCGTCGGTCAGTTGCAGGAAGTTACCGAGGTTTAAGGTCAGCGTCAGCTGGCCGTCAGCCCACTCCCACAGGTCGGTATACGGTGGGATTGCCCGCGCCATCTCCGCCAGGCTGATCTTAAAGACGATCAGGAACGGCAGCAGAAACAGCAGGATCAGCCAGATATAGGGCATGGCGATGACCAGCTTGCGGCCATGCACCATCTGCATGCGCGCCAGCCAGGGCGCGAAACCGCCCGGTTTTTTGACGCGGGCTGGAGGTTCAAGTGTGCTCATGACCGCTCCTTATACCGTCAGGACTACGCAACTGTCCGCATCCCAGCAGAGGCTTACTTCATCGCCCCAGGTTGGCTGTCCCTTGCGATACCGGTGCTCGTTCTGCAACTGGGCGCTGAGCATCTGCCCGCTTTTCAGGCGCACATGGTAAATCGACAGATCGCCAAGATAGGCAATGTGGACCACTTCGCCCACGGCAAAGTTATAGCCATCGGCGGGCGGCTCATCGCAAAGCATGATTTTTTCCGGGCGCAGGGCAACATAAACCGGCACGTTGTCCACCACAGAGTTATCCGAGTCAACCTTAAGCGGGTGCACCAGCCCTGGCGATTCAATCACCAGGCCGTCTTCCTGACGTTCCTTCAGCAGCCCTTCGAAGACGTTTACCGAGCCGATGAACTCCGCGCTGTAGCGGGTTGTCGGGTGTTCGTAAATCTCTTCCGGCTCGCCAATCTGCACGAACTTACCGCGATTCATGATCGCAATGCGCCCGGCCATGGTCATCGCCTCTTCCTGGTCGTGGGTCACCATCACGCAGGTCACTCCCACGCGCTCAAGGATATCCACCACTTCCAGCTGCATACGGTCGCGCAGCTTTTTATCCAGCGCGCCCATCGGCTCGTCGAGCAGTAATAATTTCGGACGCTTCGCCAGACTTCTTGCCAGCGCGACACGCTGGCGCTGGCCGCCGGAGAGCTGGTGCGGCTTACGCTTCGCAAACTCCTGCATATGCACCAGGCTCAGCATCTCCGCCACGCGCGCGGTGATTTCGGCTTTCGGCAGTTTGTCCTGCTTCAGACCAAAGGCGATGTTCTGCTCAACGGTCATGTGCGGGAACAGGGCATAGGACTGGAACATCATGTTAATGGGCCGCTGGTACGGCGGCACGCTGGAGAGGTCAACGCCATCCAGCACGATCTGCCCGGCGGTGGGCTGTTCAAACCCGGCGAGCATGCGCAGCAGCGTGGATTTACCGCAGCCGGATGCGCCGAGCAGTGCAAAAATTTCACCTTTATAGATCGTCAGGCTGACATCGTCCACGGCATGCTGGCCATCGAAGGATTTGGTGAGGTTACGAATTTCAAGAAGCGGGGTCAGCGCTTTACGGACTTTCGCCTGCGGGCGGGGGATCGCGTCATTCACGGGGTGCTCTCCGGCATAGATCAAATCATGGTGCAGGCGCACCAGAACGGTGCGCCTGTTGCCGGGGGCGCTAACGCTTGCCCGGCCTAAGACTCACGGTAACTTA is a window of Enterobacter hormaechei ATCC 49162 DNA encoding:
- the potI gene encoding putrescine ABC transporter permease PotI; translated protein: MNNLPVVRSPWRIAILVIGFTFLYAPMLMLVIYSFNSSKLVTVWAGWSTRWYSELFHDDAMMSAVGLSLTIAALAATMACVLGTIAALVMVRFGRFRGANGFAFMITAPLVMPDVITGLSLLLLFVALAHAIGWPADRGMLTIWLAHVTFCTAYVAVVISSRLRELDRSIEEAAMDLGATPLKVFFIITLPMIMPAVISGWLLAFTLSLDDLVIASFVSGPGATTLPMLVFSSVRMGVNPEINALASIILGVVGIVGFIAWYLMARAEKQRVRDIQRARRG
- the potH gene encoding putrescine ABC transporter permease PotH codes for the protein MSTLEPPARVKKPGGFAPWLARMQMVHGRKLVIAMPYIWLILLFLLPFLIVFKISLAEMARAIPPYTDLWEWADGQLTLTLNLGNFLQLTDDPLYFEAYLQSLQVAAISTICCLLMGYPLAWAVAHSKPSTRNILLLLVILPSWTSFLIRVYAWMGILKNNGILNNFLLWLGVIDQPLTILHTNLAVYIGIVYAYLPFMVLPIYTALTRIDYSLVEASLDLGARPLKTFFSVIVPLTKGGIIAGSMLVFIPAVGEFVIPELLGGPDSIMIGRVLWQEFFNNRDWPVASAVAIVMLLLLIVPIMWFHKHQQKQMGDHG
- a CDS encoding YbjO family protein is translated as MFFREVKTVGFLQKTRHSHARPNVPALVQVAALAIIMIRCLDVLMIMNTLGPRGMGEFIHRSAQTWNLTLVFLSSLMLVFIEIYCAFSLVKGRNWARWVYLLTQITAASYLWAASLGYGYPELFSIPGESRREIFHSLVMQKLPDMLVLFLLFAPASSRRFFRLQ
- the potG gene encoding putrescine ABC transporter ATP-binding subunit PotG, with translation MNDAIPRPQAKVRKALTPLLEIRNLTKSFDGQHAVDDVSLTIYKGEIFALLGASGCGKSTLLRMLAGFEQPTAGQIVLDGVDLSSVPPYQRPINMMFQSYALFPHMTVEQNIAFGLKQDKLPKAEITARVAEMLSLVHMQEFAKRKPHQLSGGQRQRVALARSLAKRPKLLLLDEPMGALDKKLRDRMQLEVVDILERVGVTCVMVTHDQEEAMTMAGRIAIMNRGKFVQIGEPEEIYEHPTTRYSAEFIGSVNVFEGLLKERQEDGLVIESPGLVHPLKVDSDNSVVDNVPVYVALRPEKIMLCDEPPADGYNFAVGEVVHIAYLGDLSIYHVRLKSGQMLSAQLQNEHRYRKGQPTWGDEVSLCWDADSCVVLTV